In one Staphylococcus lutrae genomic region, the following are encoded:
- the priA gene encoding primosomal protein N', with product MIAQVIVDVASKSVDKRFDYAIPADLENIVQPGVRVIVPFGPRKIQGYVMRCVPDEEAEYDLEKLRPILEVKDIQPELTTELVQLSEWYSRYFLSKRISILEAMLPSAIKAKYSKAFKLKEDADLPNEVVAYFNNEGLYYYKDAQQDENIEQLMPYLKEGYIEAVTILSQNTTKKKRRAVRVVSTEMAEAYLETAQKKQKQYEVLVFLLDERHRDVLLQELLEMAFSTSAINTLEKQGIIEKYDAIVERNPYEGRVFEKEQKRELTPEQQVAYDTLLHSVRQQQAETFLLHGVTGSGKTEVYLQIIEDVLTQGKEAMMLVPEIALTPQMVLRFKRRFGDEVAVLHSALSNGERYDEWQKIRDGRARVSVGARSSVFAPFKKLGMIIIDEEHEATYKQEDYPRYHAKDIAEWRSRYHQCPLVLGSATPSLESYARAEKGVYTLLSMSTRVNQQPLPNVDIVDMREELAHGNRSLFSRQLVEAIELRLQRKEQIVLFLNRRGYASFMLCRDCGHVPQCPNCDISLTYHKTTDQLKCHYCGYQTPAPFQCPSCESEHIRQMGTGTQRVEELIQQQFPGARTIRMDVDTTTRKGSHEKLLKQFGNGEGDILLGTQMIAKGLDFPNITLVGVLNADTMLNLPDFRASERTFQILTQVAGRAGRHEKKGEVIIQTYNPDHYAIKDVQSNDYLGFYRKEMRFRQLGQYPPYYYLINFTITHEKSKEVLQAATHIHQILLQHLTDKAYVLGPSPSVIPRINNEYRFQVLVKYKSEPSLIHALRYLDDYYHEKFIKDKLALKIDINPYMMM from the coding sequence ATGATTGCGCAAGTCATTGTAGACGTTGCCTCGAAAAGTGTAGATAAAAGGTTTGATTACGCCATACCGGCTGATTTAGAAAATATCGTTCAGCCGGGCGTTCGTGTCATTGTGCCATTCGGCCCGCGCAAAATTCAAGGGTACGTAATGCGATGTGTACCGGATGAAGAAGCGGAATATGATTTGGAGAAATTGAGACCAATTTTAGAAGTGAAAGATATTCAGCCAGAACTGACGACAGAACTCGTCCAATTAAGTGAATGGTATAGCCGCTATTTTTTATCGAAGCGCATCTCTATTCTTGAAGCGATGTTGCCCAGTGCGATTAAAGCGAAATATTCAAAAGCATTCAAGTTAAAAGAGGATGCGGATTTACCTAATGAAGTGGTGGCGTATTTTAATAATGAAGGGCTGTACTATTATAAAGACGCGCAACAAGATGAAAATATTGAACAGCTCATGCCGTATTTGAAAGAAGGCTATATTGAAGCTGTTACGATATTATCGCAAAATACGACGAAGAAAAAGCGACGTGCGGTCAGAGTGGTGTCTACAGAAATGGCTGAAGCGTATTTGGAAACCGCGCAAAAGAAACAAAAGCAGTATGAGGTCCTCGTATTTTTACTCGATGAACGTCACCGTGATGTATTGTTGCAAGAATTATTAGAAATGGCATTTTCTACTTCAGCCATCAATACGTTAGAAAAACAAGGTATAATCGAAAAATATGATGCGATTGTGGAACGAAACCCATATGAAGGACGTGTTTTTGAGAAAGAACAAAAACGTGAGCTCACGCCAGAACAACAAGTCGCATATGACACTTTACTGCATTCGGTCCGTCAACAACAAGCTGAAACGTTTTTACTACATGGCGTAACAGGTTCCGGCAAAACAGAAGTGTATCTCCAAATTATTGAAGATGTCCTCACACAAGGTAAAGAGGCGATGATGCTCGTGCCAGAAATCGCATTAACACCGCAAATGGTATTACGATTTAAACGACGCTTTGGTGATGAAGTAGCCGTCCTACACTCTGCTTTGTCGAACGGCGAACGTTATGATGAGTGGCAAAAAATTCGTGATGGCCGTGCACGTGTCAGTGTTGGTGCGCGTTCGAGTGTATTTGCACCCTTTAAAAAATTAGGAATGATTATTATTGATGAAGAGCATGAAGCCACTTATAAGCAAGAAGATTATCCACGCTATCATGCAAAAGATATTGCTGAATGGCGGAGTCGTTATCATCAATGTCCGCTCGTACTGGGAAGCGCAACGCCAAGTTTAGAAAGCTATGCACGTGCTGAAAAAGGTGTCTATACACTGCTGTCAATGTCGACACGTGTGAATCAACAACCACTACCTAATGTTGATATTGTTGATATGCGAGAAGAGTTAGCACATGGCAATCGCTCGTTGTTTTCTCGACAATTAGTTGAAGCAATTGAATTACGCCTTCAACGCAAAGAACAGATTGTATTATTTTTAAATCGTCGTGGCTATGCTTCTTTTATGTTGTGTCGAGATTGTGGACATGTCCCGCAATGTCCGAATTGTGATATTTCGTTAACCTATCATAAGACGACAGATCAATTGAAATGCCACTATTGTGGCTATCAAACTCCTGCGCCCTTTCAATGTCCAAGTTGTGAAAGTGAGCATATTCGCCAAATGGGGACAGGCACACAACGGGTAGAAGAATTAATTCAACAACAATTTCCGGGTGCCCGAACAATTCGAATGGATGTTGATACCACAACACGAAAAGGTAGTCACGAAAAGTTACTGAAGCAATTTGGTAATGGGGAAGGCGATATTTTATTAGGGACACAGATGATTGCAAAAGGTTTGGACTTTCCTAATATTACATTAGTCGGTGTGTTAAATGCGGATACAATGTTGAATTTACCGGATTTTCGAGCGAGTGAAAGGACATTTCAAATATTGACACAAGTTGCCGGACGTGCAGGTCGACATGAGAAAAAAGGGGAAGTCATCATTCAAACATATAATCCGGATCATTACGCGATTAAAGATGTCCAATCTAATGACTATCTCGGCTTTTATCGTAAAGAGATGCGATTTCGTCAATTAGGTCAATATCCGCCTTATTATTATTTAATTAATTTCACAATAACGCATGAAAAATCAAAGGAAGTCCTACAGGCAGCCACACACATTCATCAAATATTGTTGCAACATTTAACAGACAAAGCTTATGTGCTAGGACCGTCGCCTTCTGTCATCCCTAGAATTAACAATGAATACCGCTTCCAAGTATTAGTGAAATATAAAAGTGAGCCTTCATTAATTCATGCGCTTAGATATTTAGATGATTACTACCATGAAAAGTTTATAAAAGACAAATTAGCGTTGAAAATTGATATCAATCCATATATGATGATGTAG
- a CDS encoding ISL3 family transposase: protein MYNDISEMIGIKVSNLKITECLGIQTFKNVQSLFYKGVLTYQPKGCECCGIKNEQHTVIKNGFRSTRVYMGLILERPSYLVLKKQRFYCKACGQTFTAKTPYIEPRCTISNDVKLMVTRKLATVISEKDIANSVLVSPSTVHRYLKDLGEAVKTQPSDILPQHLSFDEFKSTNDVDSSMSFIYCDSITHDIIDILPDRRKFKLEEYFLRFSRKQREGVKSVSIDMYPPYMSLIQSLFPNADIILDRFHIVQAVNREINHSRVKTMNSFKTKEKPKYNKLKRYWKLLLKSPIELDRVHYHSFRLFNTWHSQYSLVQFLLTFDEEFQLTYEAGHHILETLRSNNIEQLEEALQRSKSLNISNGLKRVINTLIKYIPYISNTIQNPHLTNGPIEGINNKIKLIKRVSYGYRNFYNFRNRILIISRLYVSEYKKRTKQQKIAT, encoded by the coding sequence ATGTATAATGATATATCAGAAATGATTGGAATAAAAGTATCAAATTTAAAAATCACTGAATGTTTAGGTATTCAAACCTTCAAGAACGTTCAATCATTGTTTTATAAAGGGGTTTTAACTTATCAACCTAAAGGTTGTGAGTGTTGTGGTATCAAGAATGAGCAACACACAGTTATTAAAAATGGCTTTCGCAGTACAAGAGTGTATATGGGGCTTATTCTTGAAAGGCCTAGTTATCTTGTGTTAAAAAAGCAACGCTTCTATTGTAAAGCTTGTGGTCAAACTTTTACGGCTAAAACACCATATATAGAACCGCGTTGTACAATTTCTAATGACGTAAAACTAATGGTGACGAGAAAGCTCGCCACTGTCATATCTGAAAAAGATATAGCGAATAGTGTTTTAGTTTCACCTTCAACTGTTCATCGGTATTTGAAAGACCTAGGGGAAGCAGTAAAAACACAACCTAGTGATATATTGCCCCAACATTTATCCTTTGATGAATTTAAGTCAACTAATGATGTCGACAGCTCTATGAGCTTTATATACTGTGATAGTATCACGCATGATATTATTGATATCTTGCCAGATCGACGTAAGTTCAAGTTGGAAGAATACTTTTTAAGATTCTCAAGAAAGCAGCGTGAAGGAGTTAAAAGTGTTTCTATTGATATGTATCCACCATACATGTCGCTAATTCAATCATTATTTCCCAATGCAGATATTATCTTAGACCGTTTTCATATTGTTCAAGCGGTTAACCGTGAAATCAATCACAGTCGCGTTAAAACAATGAATAGTTTTAAGACTAAAGAAAAACCCAAGTACAATAAATTAAAACGGTATTGGAAGCTTTTATTAAAATCTCCAATTGAATTAGACAGAGTCCATTATCACTCGTTCAGACTTTTTAATACATGGCATAGTCAGTATAGTTTAGTACAATTCTTGTTAACTTTTGATGAAGAATTCCAATTAACGTATGAAGCAGGACATCATATTCTAGAAACCCTAAGATCAAATAACATTGAACAATTAGAGGAAGCATTACAACGTTCGAAGAGTTTAAATATTTCAAATGGACTCAAACGTGTTATTAACACACTCATAAAATATATACCTTATATTTCAAATACGATTCAAAATCCTCATTTGACCAATGGTCCAATTGAAGGTATTAACAATAAAATAAAGCTTATTAAGCGTGTCTCTTATGGTTATAGAAATTTTTATAACTTTAGAAATAGGATTTTAATTATTTCAAGGTTATACGTAAGTGAATATAAAAAACGTACTAAGCAACAAAAAATTGCCACTTAG
- a CDS encoding IS256 family transposase, with the protein MARKKRNPKSVELANRIISEYAPETVEDMEEALKDIFGPMFEAMLQGEMNNHLGYSSNDKSDKFTENRRNGYGNKTLKTSKGEVEINVPRDRDASFDPKLIKKRQRDVSEIEDKVISMYAKGMSQRDISSTIEDIYGFSVSHEMISDITDAVIPEMEEWQSRPLEKCYTFVFVDCLYTKIRNDYEIKEYAVYTILGYTIDGRKQILGLWLNETESKHKWMQIFDEIKARGVEDIFFLSMDGVSGLEAGVKAIFPQTIVQRCIVHLVRNSIKYVPSKDYKAFTASLKKVYGATSLKACHTAFEAFKQQWSQYPGAVDVWIRNFAHVEQLFDYGSNIRKIMYTTNAVESIHSSYRKVTKKGAFPNEHALLKLLFIRTKELEKKWSTGFIPNWSMVMNQLLLHDQIKNRVIKYLE; encoded by the coding sequence ATGGCTCGTAAAAAACGTAATCCTAAATCTGTTGAATTAGCTAATAGAATTATTTCTGAGTATGCTCCCGAAACTGTTGAAGATATGGAAGAGGCGTTAAAGGATATTTTCGGACCCATGTTTGAAGCTATGTTACAAGGTGAAATGAATAATCATCTAGGTTATTCTTCGAATGATAAATCTGACAAATTTACAGAAAATAGACGTAATGGCTATGGAAATAAGACATTAAAAACTTCTAAAGGAGAAGTTGAAATTAATGTACCCAGAGATAGAGATGCTTCATTTGATCCAAAATTAATCAAGAAGCGCCAACGAGATGTTTCGGAAATTGAAGATAAAGTAATTTCTATGTATGCCAAAGGCATGTCTCAACGTGATATTTCATCAACTATAGAAGACATTTATGGATTTTCCGTATCACATGAAATGATTTCTGATATTACAGATGCCGTTATACCTGAGATGGAAGAATGGCAAAGTAGACCTTTAGAAAAGTGTTATACTTTCGTTTTTGTAGACTGTCTGTACACAAAGATTAGAAATGATTATGAAATAAAGGAATACGCAGTTTACACAATACTAGGTTATACAATTGATGGCCGAAAACAAATTCTAGGTTTATGGTTAAATGAAACTGAAAGTAAGCATAAATGGATGCAAATCTTTGATGAAATCAAAGCTAGAGGTGTAGAAGATATTTTCTTTTTATCAATGGATGGTGTATCAGGTTTAGAAGCTGGTGTTAAAGCTATCTTCCCACAAACTATCGTTCAAAGATGTATCGTACACCTAGTCAGAAATTCAATTAAATATGTACCTAGTAAAGATTATAAAGCTTTTACTGCTTCCCTTAAAAAAGTTTATGGAGCAACTTCCTTAAAAGCATGTCATACCGCCTTTGAAGCATTTAAACAACAATGGTCTCAATACCCTGGAGCCGTTGATGTGTGGATCCGAAATTTCGCACATGTAGAACAATTATTCGATTACGGAAGTAATATTAGAAAAATTATGTACACTACAAACGCTGTAGAAAGTATTCATTCTAGTTACCGCAAGGTAACAAAAAAAGGCGCATTCCCTAATGAGCATGCACTCCTAAAACTTCTGTTTATTCGAACTAAAGAACTTGAAAAGAAATGGTCAACTGGCTTCATTCCAAACTGGTCTATGGTTATGAATCAGCTCCTTTTACATGATCAAATTAAGAATAGAGTTATAAAGTATCTTGAATAA
- the coaBC gene encoding bifunctional phosphopantothenoylcysteine decarboxylase/phosphopantothenate--cysteine ligase CoaBC, with the protein MKNILLAVTGGIAAYKAIDLTSKLTQGGYEVRVMLTEHAQQFVTPLSFQAISRHAVYTNTFIEENPAEIQHIALGDWADAIVVAPATANIISKLSHGLADDMVTTTLLATTTPKFMAPAMNVHMFENPRIQANIQTLIDDGYHFIEPGEGFLACGYVAKGRMAEPLEIKAVIDRQGQKNAEKLQSSYFRDKKVLVTAGPTVETIDPVRFVSNRASGKMGYAIAEALQKVGAEVTLVTGPTSIEAPRHVEVVQVTTAEDMFQAVRQRFKQQDIIFKTAAVSDYTPVDPLPHKMKKQNGDVTVTFKRTQDILKYLGEHKTTQKLVGFAAETQNMESYAQDKLVRKNADVIIANNVGDTSIGFSSDNNEVSLYFKDGTFETLQKGPKKKLAFQILSILESRWDV; encoded by the coding sequence ATGAAAAACATTTTACTAGCTGTCACAGGCGGTATTGCGGCCTACAAAGCTATAGATTTAACGAGCAAACTCACTCAAGGGGGTTATGAAGTACGTGTGATGCTCACAGAACATGCGCAACAATTTGTCACACCATTATCATTTCAAGCGATAAGTCGTCATGCGGTATATACGAATACGTTTATTGAAGAGAACCCTGCAGAAATCCAACATATTGCTTTAGGAGATTGGGCGGATGCGATTGTCGTTGCACCCGCGACAGCGAACATCATTTCAAAATTAAGTCACGGTCTTGCGGACGATATGGTGACGACGACGTTATTAGCGACAACGACACCTAAATTTATGGCGCCTGCAATGAATGTCCATATGTTTGAAAATCCGCGAATTCAAGCTAATATTCAAACACTCATAGACGATGGTTATCATTTTATCGAACCGGGAGAAGGCTTTTTAGCATGTGGTTACGTAGCGAAAGGACGTATGGCGGAACCTCTCGAAATTAAAGCAGTCATCGATCGACAAGGTCAGAAAAATGCAGAAAAGTTACAATCGTCATATTTTCGTGATAAAAAAGTGCTCGTTACTGCAGGGCCAACTGTCGAGACGATTGACCCTGTCCGTTTTGTATCGAACAGAGCATCAGGGAAAATGGGATACGCCATCGCAGAGGCACTTCAAAAAGTCGGTGCAGAGGTAACGCTAGTAACTGGACCTACGTCAATCGAAGCACCACGTCATGTCGAAGTCGTACAAGTGACGACAGCTGAAGATATGTTTCAAGCGGTAAGGCAGCGTTTCAAGCAACAAGATATTATATTCAAAACTGCTGCCGTATCAGATTACACACCGGTTGATCCGTTGCCACATAAAATGAAAAAGCAAAACGGTGATGTGACTGTCACGTTTAAACGTACACAAGACATTTTGAAATATTTAGGCGAACACAAAACGACACAAAAACTGGTAGGCTTTGCTGCAGAAACACAAAATATGGAAAGCTACGCACAAGACAAACTCGTGCGTAAAAATGCAGATGTCATTATTGCGAACAATGTGGGCGATACGTCTATTGGTTTTAGTTCAGACAACAATGAAGTGTCACTTTATTTTAAAGACGGGACATTTGAAACGCTTCAAAAAGGCCCTAAAAAGAAATTGGCTTTCCAAATCTTATCAATTTTAGAAAGTAGATGGGATGTATGA
- the istA gene encoding IS21 family transposase, producing the protein MKGIKPNYAELARQYHCDPRTVKKYYEAGKGNELKKLKTRKTTKRVSKLEPYKTLIDEKLELGCTAMAIYKYITKKGYEGKYTILREYCKNKKGKEIKKATIRVEARPGIAAQVDWKEDMVMHDKFGKRYQFNIFLYVLHYSKMKYITLTWDRKQDTLFQCLKESFEYTGGVPKEIWFDNMKTVVDRPRTQYRKVVFNALFHQFSKDANFEPIACRPYRPQTKGSVESLAKFVEQRLRPYDYEFYDAVELISLVNHFCHEMNHNEISQATDCYPIDLFNSEEKHLLNPFNVQLLDTYVEDECIRIVSKESMVNFRKGKYSVPTKFIGEEVQLIFNELTDELSIYFDAELIRTHHLSEKKFNYVTEDMCEILKSDAFKHKDDQEILTYIEDSLLKYDEV; encoded by the coding sequence ATGAAAGGCATAAAACCAAATTACGCTGAGCTGGCTAGACAATATCATTGCGATCCAAGGACAGTAAAAAAATATTATGAGGCTGGGAAAGGCAATGAGTTGAAAAAATTAAAAACAAGAAAAACGACAAAGAGAGTATCAAAATTAGAACCCTATAAAACGCTCATAGACGAAAAATTAGAGCTAGGTTGTACGGCTATGGCGATTTATAAATATATTACTAAAAAAGGGTATGAAGGCAAATATACGATTCTAAGAGAATATTGTAAGAATAAAAAAGGAAAGGAAATTAAAAAAGCAACTATACGGGTAGAAGCACGACCCGGTATAGCTGCTCAAGTAGACTGGAAAGAAGATATGGTCATGCATGATAAATTTGGGAAACGTTATCAATTTAATATCTTTCTTTACGTTCTACACTATTCAAAAATGAAGTATATCACATTAACTTGGGATAGAAAACAAGATACATTATTTCAATGTTTGAAAGAATCTTTTGAGTACACTGGAGGTGTTCCTAAGGAGATATGGTTCGATAATATGAAAACGGTCGTTGATCGTCCTAGAACACAATATAGAAAAGTGGTATTTAACGCCCTTTTTCATCAATTTAGTAAAGATGCAAACTTTGAACCCATCGCGTGTAGGCCTTATAGGCCGCAAACCAAGGGCTCTGTGGAATCTTTAGCTAAATTTGTGGAACAACGTTTAAGGCCCTACGATTACGAATTTTATGACGCTGTTGAACTTATCAGTCTTGTCAATCACTTTTGTCATGAAATGAACCATAACGAAATATCGCAAGCAACTGACTGCTATCCAATTGATTTATTCAATTCTGAAGAAAAACATCTATTGAACCCGTTTAATGTGCAGTTACTAGACACCTATGTCGAAGATGAATGCATTCGAATCGTTTCTAAAGAGTCGATGGTTAATTTTAGAAAAGGTAAATATTCAGTACCTACAAAGTTTATTGGAGAGGAGGTTCAATTGATCTTTAATGAATTGACTGACGAATTATCCATCTACTTTGATGCCGAGTTAATTAGAACCCATCATTTATCGGAAAAGAAATTCAATTATGTTACCGAAGATATGTGTGAGATATTGAAGTCTGATGCATTCAAGCACAAAGACGATCAAGAAATTCTTACTTATATCGAAGATTCATTATTAAAATATGACGAGGTGTAG
- the istB gene encoding IS21-like element helper ATPase IstB, with translation MYTDHQKLLENFQLLNLKMIKDYYPKYLESLSKNQKSLTEILLELTEKEVEYQAEQKFKRAIKLARFPKVKYLSDFDFTFQPSINKQEILTLKSMHFLEKNINICFLGNSGVGKTHLAISLGVEACKQNIKTRFYTFKELIELLTTSEEKGITNKTLKQLNRIELLIIDEIGYTPISKEQADLFYQLMSLRYEMKSTIITTNIPFSSWGDSFSNKIASAAIIDRLIHHSKIFKITGDSYRLKDYKSEKSLNIRHS, from the coding sequence ATGTATACAGACCATCAAAAGCTATTAGAAAATTTTCAACTGCTCAATCTAAAAATGATTAAAGACTATTATCCGAAGTATTTAGAATCACTATCCAAGAATCAAAAATCTTTAACTGAAATTTTACTTGAGTTGACAGAAAAGGAAGTAGAATATCAAGCTGAACAAAAATTTAAACGCGCTATTAAGTTAGCACGTTTCCCTAAGGTTAAATATTTAAGTGACTTTGATTTCACGTTTCAACCAAGCATTAATAAACAAGAAATACTCACATTAAAATCCATGCATTTTCTAGAGAAGAATATCAATATATGCTTCTTAGGTAATAGTGGTGTCGGTAAGACACATCTAGCAATATCGCTAGGCGTAGAAGCCTGTAAACAAAATATCAAAACTCGATTCTATACTTTTAAAGAGTTAATTGAACTCTTAACCACTTCAGAGGAGAAAGGAATCACCAATAAAACTTTAAAACAATTAAACAGAATTGAACTGCTTATCATTGATGAAATAGGCTATACCCCCATCTCAAAAGAACAGGCAGACCTCTTCTATCAATTGATGTCACTCAGGTATGAAATGAAATCCACAATCATAACGACGAATATCCCATTTTCTAGTTGGGGAGACTCATTTAGTAACAAGATAGCGTCAGCAGCCATTATTGATAGACTTATTCACCATTCAAAAATATTTAAAATTACAGGCGATTCATACCGACTTAAAGACTATAAAAGTGAAAAAAGTTTAAACATACGTCATTCTTAA
- a CDS encoding GNAT family N-acetyltransferase, whose translation MAVYFKKTTLKNADFILEMQKQCFRNDFLEYEDYETSPYYETLEDLQNDICTNHHFTIFLDENIIGAFEIKEKKDSQHLYKIFISPNKQNNGIGKVVMKMIFEKLTNKNKWTVYTPHKSFRNHHFYESLGFKKYGEAILSDKLTLFKYVKYN comes from the coding sequence ATGGCGGTTTATTTTAAAAAAACTACCTTGAAGAATGCGGATTTTATTTTAGAAATGCAAAAGCAATGCTTTAGAAATGACTTTTTAGAATATGAAGATTATGAAACCAGTCCATATTATGAAACTTTAGAAGATTTACAGAATGATATATGTACAAATCATCATTTTACGATTTTTTTAGACGAAAATATAATAGGTGCTTTTGAAATCAAAGAAAAAAAAGACAGTCAACATTTATATAAAATTTTTATATCTCCGAATAAACAAAATAATGGAATTGGAAAAGTAGTCATGAAAATGATATTTGAAAAATTGACTAATAAAAACAAATGGACTGTCTATACACCACACAAAAGCTTTAGAAATCATCATTTCTATGAATCTTTAGGTTTTAAAAAATATGGCGAGGCTATTTTATCAGATAAATTAACATTGTTTAAATACGTTAAATACAATTAG
- a CDS encoding peptide deformylase, whose product MIRKIKTHMHPILREKAAPVTEFDAHLKDIIQDLEDTLYDAEGQALAAPQIGVSERVAIVDMEQDGLLQLINPEVITQSDETATELEGCLSVPGRFGEVTRSRMITVRSYDLNGNEVEMTAYDDIARMILHVIDNLNGVLFVDRMDREISNAELEAYLEDE is encoded by the coding sequence ATGATCAGAAAAATTAAAACGCATATGCATCCGATTTTGAGGGAAAAAGCAGCGCCTGTAACTGAGTTTGATGCACATTTGAAAGACATCATTCAAGATTTGGAAGATACGTTATATGATGCAGAAGGTCAAGCGTTAGCGGCACCGCAAATTGGTGTGAGTGAGCGTGTCGCAATTGTTGACATGGAACAAGATGGCTTGTTACAGCTGATCAATCCTGAAGTCATTACCCAATCAGACGAAACAGCGACGGAACTTGAAGGGTGCTTGAGTGTGCCAGGGCGTTTTGGTGAAGTAACGCGCAGTCGTATGATTACGGTTCGAAGTTATGATTTAAATGGCAATGAAGTCGAAATGACGGCTTATGATGACATTGCACGGATGATTTTACATGTCATTGATAATTTAAATGGTGTTTTATTTGTAGATAGGATGGATCGAGAAATTTCAAATGCAGAATTGGAGGCTTATTTAGAAGATGAGTAA
- a CDS encoding MFS transporter, which produces MSVNESNIICIKENPSIKKIFYNYSYAIRDKSFLYFILAGGIIFSSEWHLTNIVSVNLSKNNIINSIDNYSFDAAKTIALLQVINTFIILLLSIYIGKYMERYKVKYVLLIGTSFYSFSYLFMLTTNNIYLMILLIIIASLGELVFAPSYQVAQVNIMNLDKKGSYSALGSLATQSSSLIASLTLMISQYLNTYFIFIILLLLSIFAILTLYTVYNKRMESV; this is translated from the coding sequence GTGTCCGTTAATGAGTCTAACATCATCTGTATCAAGGAAAACCCATCAATCAAAAAAATTTTTTATAATTATTCATATGCAATAAGGGATAAAAGTTTTTTATATTTTATATTAGCTGGAGGTATTATATTCAGTAGTGAATGGCACTTAACTAATATAGTAAGTGTAAATTTAAGTAAAAATAATATAATAAATTCAATCGATAATTATTCGTTTGATGCTGCAAAAACTATCGCCTTATTGCAAGTAATAAACACTTTTATTATTCTATTATTATCAATATATATAGGTAAATATATGGAACGTTATAAAGTGAAGTATGTCTTACTTATTGGAACAAGTTTTTACTCCTTTTCGTATCTCTTCATGTTAACAACCAATAATATATATTTAATGATACTACTTATTATAATCGCTTCTTTAGGAGAATTGGTGTTCGCCCCCTCTTATCAAGTAGCGCAAGTGAATATTATGAATCTAGATAAAAAAGGATCCTATTCAGCTCTAGGATCACTGGCCACGCAGAGTTCTTCTTTAATTGCATCATTGACTCTAATGATTAGCCAATACTTAAATACTTATTTCATTTTTATAATACTTCTATTATTAAGTATTTTTGCGATTTTGACGCTTTACACAGTATATAATAAAAGAATGGAGAGTGTGTAA
- the fmt gene encoding methionyl-tRNA formyltransferase has protein sequence MSKIIFMGTPDFSTAILEILIDTEEVIAVVTQPDRPVGRKRVLTPPPVKKVAVAHNIPVYQPEKLTGSAELETLLQMECDLIVTAAFGQLLPESLLEHPKFGAVNVHASLLPKYRGGAPIHQAIIDGEAETGVTIMYMVKKLDAGDIISQRAIPIEDTDNVGTMHDKLSALGTDLLKETLPSILNGTNDRTPQDEALVSFASNIQREDERIDWTQDARTIFNHIRGLSPWPVAYTTFEDKNMKIYEAQLVKGQSGRPGEMIDVTKKHIIVGTGSDDAIALTEIQLAGKKRMPVAQFLSGFQTSLVGKELI, from the coding sequence ATGAGTAAAATTATTTTTATGGGGACACCTGATTTTTCAACCGCAATTTTAGAAATATTAATCGACACTGAAGAGGTGATTGCAGTTGTCACTCAACCCGACAGACCAGTAGGACGTAAACGGGTACTCACGCCGCCTCCAGTGAAAAAGGTGGCTGTTGCACACAATATTCCTGTGTACCAACCTGAAAAGTTAACTGGCTCAGCAGAACTTGAAACATTACTTCAAATGGAATGTGACTTAATCGTGACAGCGGCGTTTGGTCAATTATTACCTGAATCATTACTTGAACATCCAAAATTCGGCGCTGTCAATGTACATGCCTCATTATTGCCAAAATATCGCGGCGGTGCACCAATCCATCAAGCGATTATTGACGGTGAAGCAGAAACAGGCGTGACGATTATGTATATGGTGAAAAAGTTAGATGCTGGGGATATCATTTCACAACGTGCGATTCCAATTGAAGACACGGACAATGTGGGGACTATGCATGATAAGTTAAGTGCACTCGGTACGGACTTATTAAAAGAAACGCTCCCATCAATTTTAAATGGCACGAATGACCGTACGCCACAAGATGAAGCGTTAGTGAGCTTTGCATCTAATATTCAACGTGAAGATGAACGTATTGATTGGACACAAGATGCGCGTACGATTTTCAACCATATTCGCGGCTTATCTCCGTGGCCAGTGGCTTATACGACATTTGAAGATAAAAATATGAAGATATATGAAGCGCAACTCGTAAAAGGTCAATCTGGGCGTCCGGGTGAGATGATCGATGTTACGAAAAAGCACATCATTGTCGGTACAGGTTCAGACGATGCGATTGCACTAACAGAAATTCAATTAGCGGGTAAGAAAAGAATGCCTGTTGCACAATTTTTAAGTGGTTTCCAAACATCTCTAGTTGGAAAGGAACTCATCTAA